From Eremothecium sinecaudum strain ATCC 58844 chromosome III, complete sequence:
AGGCACGCAATGCTTTACGGTCCACCAATCCTTACAAACGTCCGCAAGAATGAGATATGACTTAAACAAAAAGGCACCCAATGGTTCTGCCACAATGGCAAAACCACAGGACGCTCTTCGCCTGACCCACATAGTATTAAGACAGCCTGCCAAAATACATTGACCGAACGCACATACTGGAACGTATTCCACTGTGGGAAAACGAAGCCGTTGTTGGATTATTGTGTTAATTGGATCCATGGTACTGTTATCACTATTTATATGATGAATAATCTCTGACGTTTTCCTCGTATATCCCAAGATACGCTGTTTATCTGCTGGAAGTGTCACGGTCCTACCAATAACCTCGAGAAACAATTTATAATTGGTTAGTCTGCTTACTGGCAAATGACTTAAACAATCATAGGAGGTGTCCTTTTGCCAAAGATGTCTTTTATCATCACCACTAAACTGCGTCCGCTGATAAGTGCGCACACCATGATCTAACCTGCCCACTAATCCACGCATAACCTTTCCATAATAAGTCTCCTCTGCAAACAACTTGCTTGATGCCTGAAAATGGAATATGTAACTGCGGTAATGTGCCTCTAATTTAGCCATATATGCCACAACTTGCCTGCTTACTCTAAGGGCTGCTTCAACGCTACTGTCGCCATAGTTTCGTACTATATGTTTTAGATCGCTCTCCATGCGGCGGTGCCAGCGTACTAACTCTTTGACGACACACTCCATGCTTCGAAAGACGACATGTTCCTCCTCGCGTGCTAACACTTTTAGATAGCTCTCTCGAAACAATCCAAACATAGACACGTAGTCGCCCTCAGTGTCGATCAACTCTTGCAATACCTCCCGCCGATTGTCTTCCAATTCCTTCTCTCGTTCTTGCAGCTGCATATATAATTGTAAAGAACCCCACTTCTTCTCTTACTTATGATCCTTCTAACGTTTAAAAATTTGTTGAATATTCAAAAATAACTTGTTTTGTTGCCCGTGAGTATTTTGATAAGCTAAAGACACTATTGTCTCTCAGTATTGAATCCTTTCTAGCTATTGGCCTATGTTATTGGTATATTGTTCAGTCTTACCAACCACTGTCGCGGTATTTGTTTCTGTGTGAACTATTTTAAACCCAGAAAAGAGGTTAGCAACCATATACTAGACATCAAGAATTGTCCTCTGGAATTATTTCCCGTAGAGTTTTTTGCTGGCTTTGTACTTCATGAATATGTACGTTTGTATACCAAGAGTCCGATAGACGCCTTCCGACGACAGGCTGACATTTCCTAATTGGTAAATTATGACGCGCTCTTGCCAGCGTTTTTGTACGTAAACAAACAGACACTTAGGTAATAGGACAAGGAAAGCAAAGATACAGAAGCGTCGAATTTGCAACGTATTCAGAAGTTATACTTTTTAACTAGCCACCGATTTAGAAAAACAATGGTTTTACGTTTCTTTCTTGCATTGCATTCCTGATGAAAAAACATATATCACGTATTACTATTGTAGCAGAAGTAATTAGAACGGGACAAGTTGCCAAATCTGTCTTTGCATAAAAAATAAGAGCACAATGGGGCCTGACGTGATTGTTGACATTATAGCACATCAGCAGGTAAATTGCCGTAAACTACGAATAGCAGTTTAAGCACGCGTAGCTTAGCCGCATTGCTAACGATCAACGCAAATCAGCAATATTGAAAGAATATATGGATTCAATTTCTCATTCACTAGTTGCTCTAAGATTTGATATTCGTTAATGCCACGCATCAATGCCACTCATCAATGCCACACAACTAAGATATTCTTTTTAGCAATACTCGTTGCATGTGATCTTGAGAAAATAATGATGTtactttttttttttctatACCTTGTGAAAATCTTGATGCGATGAGCTAGTAGATGACTTTGACATAGTACTAAATAATCGTGGACATCACGACCCTCCGATATTGATCACTGCTAGGCCCCTCATTACAATATATTACAATCATGGTATCTGAGGACATCAATATTAAGAACAAAATGAAGCGCAAGCAGATTTTTGCGCAGATCAAAGACCAGCAGAACAAGGAGCGTCATAAGATGAGGAGACAGCGGGCGAAAGAAGAACGTGAAAACCCTGAATTAAAGGAAGCAAGACTGGCTCAAAATGTTCCTAACACTATAGAAAGTATGCGTGTATACGACGAGTCGATAAAACACGAAGTCGAGGGCGAAGAGGATGTGCTTATGAAGTTTTTCAACATGGAGGGCGCTCCTCCAAAGATCCTCCTAACTACCAACGTAAACGCAAGAAAGGTAGCCTATGAGTTTGCAAACGTCCTAATTGAAGTGCTTCCTAACGTCACTTTTGTGAAGCGGAAATTCGGCTATAAACTTAAGGAAATCGTGCAGTTCTGTACCAACAGAAATTACACAGATCTGGTCATCATTAATGAAGACAAGAAAAAGGTTACTGGTCTGACATTTATCCATCTCCCTGAAGGTCCTACCTTTTATTTCAAGCTCAGCTCTTACGTGGAAGTCGAAAAGATCACTGGTCACGGCAGACCCACATCTCATATTCCTGAGCTTATACTTAATAACTTCCAAACCAGACTCGGTAAAACCGTTGGCAGGCTATTTCAATCGATATTCCCACAGAATCCTGACATTGAAGGACGCCAAGTCATTACATTACACAACCAGAGGGACTATATATTTTTCCGTAGACACCGTTACGTCTTCAGGAATGAAGAAAAGGTAGGCTTGCAGGAATTGGGTCCTCAATTCACATTGAAGTTAAAACGACTACAATCAGGTATTAAAGAAGAAACTGAATGGGAACACAAGCCTGAGATGGATAAGGAGAAAAAGAAGTTCTATATATAGTATGTGTATGCATCTGTCATGCCCTTTATTATAGAGGTCAAGAAATCAAAATATCATTACAAACGAGTTAGCCCCTTTAGTTGGGTGGCAAATTGTACTTTCCTCTTTATTAGAAGCTAGTAATAACATAGCATGTTCTTGAGAGGCAATGCAACAAGTGCATCTGAAGGGAGGGAACTAGAATATACCGTTTCATAAGAGCTCTGTAAAATTTAGGACTTTCCAAGGATCCACCTAACGGGTAACCACCATTAATAAGGATTATAGGTTCAGAGAGTTGATAATTAAATTCGTGTTTCTAGTGTTGATTCTGGTCCCTTGTTGTTTTTTTAATTATTTTAGCTAGTTCCGCTCTAGCTGTTTGCTTTGGTATCTTAAAATTTAGGCAGTTACTATTTGTTTCAAACCTACGCGAGAATTGTGATAATACCTTGCATAAGGGCGAACTTTGTTTTTGCTAGTCAGTACGACCTCTGTTAATAACTACTATCGAGGAGATTAAAAATTTCCCGAGGATTTTTAGTGTAGGGTGAAATGGATTCTACTGGCACAGCGCAGATCATAAGCGCGTTGGAGGTTATCTATTCTTCTAAGTCAGATAATAACCAGAGGTTGGTGGCGCAGAAGTTTTTGGATCAGGTAAAAAACCACGAAGAATCGCCGTTCTGGGGATATGATATAGCATTGAACAATTCGGGCAATCCGATACTGAAGTATTTTGGATTGGGGTTGCTTGTGGGTGCATTGCAGAGGCATTGGAAGGGCTATGACGCCGAGAAACAAACGGCGCTTAGAAAGTGGATCATAGACTTAAATTACAGGGTTACTGGTGATGACCCTCGTTACATAAAGGAAAAACTTGCATTCTTGTGGGTGGAAGTTGCGAAGCGCATATGGGGAGAGGCCTTGAAGGAAACGGCTGTATCAGATGAATCTCTAGCCGATTCGTGGGTTGACATGGATCGGAATCTTGTGGAGTTGTGGCATCTAAATGAAGCTTCTCGGGAACTGGTCTTAATTATATTCAGAGTTTTATTCGAGGATAGCTTTTTGTTGGAGGATCTAACGGTGTTGAAGAGAATATCAATTGTTCAGCCGCTTTGTATAATGATTGTTTGCCCGATGAATTTATTTAGCGAGCATTACAAGCATTCTGAGAAGTGGAGTCTTTTCAAGAGTAATAATGAAGGTTGGTTTGGAGTTTGGGTTAATGAACTTCACCAAGCTCTTGATAGTAACAACGAGCAATATATTATGAGACTGTTAGAAACATTGAAGACTTGCTTGAACTGGCCGATAAGTGAGATAATTATGCGTTATGATATATTTGGTGCATTGTTAAAATGTTTACTATCTAAGATCCCTAAAGCGCAGGCAATTGCTTTGGACTCGATACATATTCTTTCCACCAGGCCGTATCACTCTCAGTCACAATATGACTACTTTTTTAACAAAGTTTTCGAGAGCATGGATGTATTGGACAAGGTCTATGATGATCTTCAATTCAACCCGGTTGATGGTGTTGATGAAGCCAAGTACCCAAttataaaaaaatttgCCGATATGATAACCTGTTTACATAAGAGCATTTTGAAATTCGATACTGACAATATAAACGCCAAAACTTATCTCCGTCTAGTTCTAAAGACGACATACAATCCTAGTTTGATAGTCAGTGGAATTTCTCTCGATTTGTGGTGTGCTTGCCTTCGAAATGATGATTTCTTACCATATTTGGAGAAGTTGGTGCTCCCGGATTTATTAGAATTTTCAGCCAATGCCCTCATACATTATGAGCAAATAGAGGATCATATTTCGAAAGTTTATGCTGATGTCGACTTCCAGTCGATAGCTGATTACAACAATTTCTGTTCTACCTACAGAAAAAGAATTAGGGACGTTATAAGGCTAATATCATGCGTGCAGATGGACTATGTATACTGTTGGTTGTGTTCGAGACTGAATAACTACTTCAGCTCAAGCTATGGGCAGGAGGTGTTGGGCTCGACGTTCCTCAACCATAAGGCAGAACCTTATTGGAGCTCTTTATCACAGTTAATGATTGTAGAGTGTTTCATTAACGGTTGTATACGTTGGAAAATTTGGTATACCAATGAAGAGGATTATAATGAGAAATTGGATACTATTTTGGCTAAGATTGAGACCCTGTCCAATCAATTGATATCATTGAACTTGAAAGATCCTCTATTATTGAAAAAGCAAATACAAAACTTGGCATTATTCCTGACGATCTTAAAGGATAACGTATTGTTCACACTGTTAGAGAAAATTATAACCAGTGCCACTATGACTTATCCGGATATAAATATAGAAGAGAAAAGTGAAAAGTCCGATGCTGTTCGTGAGTTAAGGTACGCATGTGGTATTGAATTGAATAGGATGGCTTTGTTAATGCCTGACTcattaaaaaatatttATTCTGATTTAGAAAATGTGGTTGCCAATATCCTGCCAAAATTAAATTCTCATGAAACCATCTCTTTCAAGTCCTTTTTACTAAGTATTGCCTTATCATCATCGATAAATGATAAGGACGAAAAGTTTTTTGCAATTGTTGATCCAGAACTAGCAGCCTGGTCCGACAAAAGCACTGTTGTTGGTTTAACTGATTTACCATGGTTTTTAGAGAGGCTTGGAATTGTGAAAATAGCTGAATATTTTCAGAAAAGGGGGATCAATGAGGACAGCGATCTCCTAGCTATTCAAatcgatgaagaaggcAAACAGTTAAAAGTTGATTTAACCAAGCATTGGCAAACACTTTTCCCTGTCCGTGCTACAAGAATGTTTATTCATTATTCGATGCAGACAGTGAAAACGgatgaagattttaaaAAGTTGCAGGAACTATGGAAACCTAGGGTTGTGCCTATATTGCCATATATTCTTCGGTTATTATATCAGTTACAGTCATATCATAATCCATCGAACTGGAAGGATCTTCCGACTGTGGTACAATCTTTTGTTAAGTATTCTACAATTGAACGTTTTTGGGAGGCAGGTGCCACCAACAAATCGAAAGATGAATTTATTGATGAACACATGAAGGCTTTACAAACGGTTCGAGACTTCGCTGATTCTGTGGGGCACATTGTCAGATACACTAGGGAATATGTACTTCTTATTTTAAGTGGTATATCCAGCCTCGGTAGTGTATTCTATGAGATCGAAGACTTACCGAATCTTTTAATCAATTCGGTCGCAATATATGAGCCTGGATCCAATGAGATTAGTCCTGGAGTTTCTACGCATGGTTGGAAGCATATAATTAATGTTGCAATTCGTCCTATTTTAAAGGGCTGTCCAGCTGAAAATGCTCCAACGTTTATGTCTGCATTCTTACCAAAATTATTTGACACAATATACATTATATTAAGTCAAAAATGGTCAGCACATGCTAACAATTCGAATCTAGAATCGGCACCAGTTGATGACGACGAAATGACCGAGGAGATTTTGGAAGAGAATTTATTGCGTCAATTGACTACTGTTGTAGTACGCTTATTGATAGACTGCGTTGGACAACTCGGCGTAACCGCCCAAACTTCGAAGCTCAAGTTAAATTCACACCAAGTTAAAATGAGGCGGATTATCTTTGGTGATGTAAACACTATGGCTTCGTTTTTGAAATTACTGAACTATTTGATCTCATGCAAGGATAGCAAGTGTTCTTTCAATGCTTTGTTAATTATAAAAAGTAGTTTAACAGAGACATTACTAAAGAACGAAGAGATCGATAGGTTTTATGTCACAGAAATTCTGCCCAACTTTTTATTGAACGTCTTAACGCAAAGTGCATTCAAAGATTCATTCCATGAAGCTATGTACGTTTTCACTGTTGCATTCTTAACTTTAT
This genomic window contains:
- the RPF1 gene encoding rRNA-binding ribosome biosynthesis protein RPF1 (Syntenic homolog of Ashbya gossypii AEL093C; Syntenic homolog of Saccharomyces cerevisiae YHR088W (RPF1)), with the translated sequence MVSEDINIKNKMKRKQIFAQIKDQQNKERHKMRRQRAKEERENPELKEARLAQNVPNTIESMRVYDESIKHEVEGEEDVLMKFFNMEGAPPKILLTTNVNARKVAYEFANVLIEVLPNVTFVKRKFGYKLKEIVQFCTNRNYTDLVIINEDKKKVTGLTFIHLPEGPTFYFKLSSYVEVEKITGHGRPTSHIPELILNNFQTRLGKTVGRLFQSIFPQNPDIEGRQVITLHNQRDYIFFRRHRYVFRNEEKVGLQELGPQFTLKLKRLQSGIKEETEWEHKPEMDKEKKKFYI
- the MSN5 gene encoding karyopherin MSN5 (Syntenic homolog of Ashbya gossypii AEL094C; Syntenic homolog of Saccharomyces cerevisiae YDR335W (MSN5)), whose amino-acid sequence is MDSTGTAQIISALEVIYSSKSDNNQRLVAQKFLDQVKNHEESPFWGYDIALNNSGNPILKYFGLGLLVGALQRHWKGYDAEKQTALRKWIIDLNYRVTGDDPRYIKEKLAFLWVEVAKRIWGEALKETAVSDESLADSWVDMDRNLVELWHLNEASRELVLIIFRVLFEDSFLLEDLTVLKRISIVQPLCIMIVCPMNLFSEHYKHSEKWSLFKSNNEGWFGVWVNELHQALDSNNEQYIMRLLETLKTCLNWPISEIIMRYDIFGALLKCLLSKIPKAQAIALDSIHILSTRPYHSQSQYDYFFNKVFESMDVLDKVYDDLQFNPVDGVDEAKYPIIKKFADMITCLHKSILKFDTDNINAKTYLRLVLKTTYNPSLIVSGISLDLWCACLRNDDFLPYLEKLVLPDLLEFSANALIHYEQIEDHISKVYADVDFQSIADYNNFCSTYRKRIRDVIRLISCVQMDYVYCWLCSRLNNYFSSSYGQEVLGSTFLNHKAEPYWSSLSQLMIVECFINGCIRWKIWYTNEEDYNEKLDTILAKIETLSNQLISLNLKDPLLLKKQIQNLALFLTILKDNVLFTLLEKIITSATMTYPDINIEEKSEKSDAVRELRYACGIELNRMALLMPDSLKNIYSDLENVVANILPKLNSHETISFKSFLLSIALSSSINDKDEKFFAIVDPELAAWSDKSTVVGLTDLPWFLERLGIVKIAEYFQKRGINEDSDLLAIQIDEEGKQLKVDLTKHWQTLFPVRATRMFIHYSMQTVKTDEDFKKLQELWKPRVVPILPYILRLLYQLQSYHNPSNWKDLPTVVQSFVKYSTIERFWEAGATNKSKDEFIDEHMKALQTVRDFADSVGHIVRYTREYVLLILSGISSLGSVFYEIEDLPNLLINSVAIYEPGSNEISPGVSTHGWKHIINVAIRPILKGCPAENAPTFMSAFLPKLFDTIYIILSQKWSAHANNSNLESAPVDDDEMTEEILEENLLRQLTTVVVRLLIDCVGQLGVTAQTSKLKLNSHQVKMRRIIFGDVNTMASFLKLLNYLISCKDSKCSFNALLIIKSSLTETLLKNEEIDRFYVTEILPNFLLNVLTQSAFKDSFHEAMYVFTVAFLTLCKERESCREYFYELSHGYDIESLYDSLRSVDNYKDQKVLMVDFIEWIKTINNDASQDVADDSKKQERRAAVLAKANERLVKKNKYQGDMLDDPNTEDGAFGHLFGDQ